The following proteins are encoded in a genomic region of Rattus rattus isolate New Zealand chromosome 2, Rrattus_CSIRO_v1, whole genome shotgun sequence:
- the Tmem216 gene encoding transmembrane protein 216 isoform X2, whose product MLLLYLGIEVIRLFFGTKGNLCQRKMPLGISVALTFPSAMMASYYLLLQTYVLRLEAIMNSILLVFCGSELLLEMLTLATFSSMDRI is encoded by the exons ATGCTGCTCCTTTATCTTGGCATTGAAGTAATACGATTGTTTTTTG GTACAAAGGGAAACCTCTGCCAGCGAAAGATGCCCCTGGGCATCAGTGTGGCCCTGACCTTCCCTTCTGCCATGATGGCTTCCTATTACCTGCTGCTGCAGACCTACGTGCTCCGCCTAGAAGCTATTATGAACAGTATCTTGCTCGTCTTTTGTGGCTCAGAGCTGCTGCTTGAGATGCTCACACTGGCCACTTTCTCCAG tATGGACAGGATCTGA